Proteins encoded by one window of Anas platyrhynchos isolate ZD024472 breed Pekin duck chromosome 14, IASCAAS_PekinDuck_T2T, whole genome shotgun sequence:
- the SH3TC2 gene encoding SH3 domain and tetratricopeptide repeat-containing protein 2 isoform X3 has translation MLEEPRRAVPAGEECESCCPRSPLLLPRWDRLQRTATERRGPWWRGTTMASGRAGAPEPNGAATEAAEGLPDTSSVLLAVGESFPPEISLFFSVESRSSRCLNSQLQEAARKKLWALESDDRAVRALFKELSARLVCVQAQEDRFLLTFKTLEEVWKFSTYLALGYVGSCLEQLLFGQEYWLNCALMEDTAIRVSMDEDRLATIYLGLLLQEGNFFSRAVPGVCQPEEGEEGLRLRRNELIHVKNIGEESMWEGVSLLTGQRGLVPVAALEPVPHPFYQWFLKNYAVSFGISQEIGGVTSQPIVKGRCTATEDHKGAAWDELSFSEGDSIEIIGFLIPGLPWFVGKSLSSGNVGFVPTRCINAMACEPLGKGLVFLSEEEKSPLLRIPCNGGEQHFATLLGELARTDITSVYRLDGFEPTAMFPKVPSEAVLHGGKDIQLFQSWEEINGLATASTSEQSSPGSELASAMLEDVLLDKLDDFDDPKFFIDLNAGHMEDADVFDPILTFLNHESYVPSFQSLYDMSFSFLNSTFYGFSDEDELVLYLETSRNWAKRTHAIWAHVRLCFLLGKLCIRKVKFSQARVYFEEALSTLDRGFGDLPLLAALHVNLASIYLKQNMKNKFSSLLGKMVTLLVCLPGRPFSSENELEVMVYVLREAIAVGNAPLEARVCFFIVKLFLQLGKTDEVLPFTEHLQCLTTTLLSPDAGAVPLDVTPILSYLYDKKYLPNIALASARLFVPSGTKGAPTPIWRAGFILQTTSKLLGSQPERSSIPALACSYLQQALRFSCESRAVPTQRTLCTILSRLHLQHGLLHGALHHATRAVAFSRLMGEEEAFESSLSLGWTYLLNSQPGPAAEIMGQLLQSLHGTDSVTQGGAVHNLLAIALKGEGRVQKAAENYLRALHKAKETGNKRNQAIALANLGQLSLSHGASQLSELYLLQSAQLYAELQGCQDPELEAVQVLLWLAQAMVKRQKVEDGKLCYELALGFALKWRNVRSQLHVTEALCHFYSEVSPNLQACITYHEHWVSLAQQLQDREMEGDVWQTLSQLYQDLDTSEALRRSLDCTKQSLRIFIDLEETGKAAEAWLQAGRLYYLMQEDELVEMYFQAAIQTALKSENFSLAMELYEKAGDTFFNGSRNRDRAVEFYRGGAVPLARKLKALKTELRLFNKLAELQIGLQGYEKALEFATLAARLSIRVGDQLQELIAFHRLATAYYFLQMYEMAEDCYLKTLALRSPVLQCSGEALYYSKVYCHLGNLTLHKLKDEQDAAAYFLLALAAATELGDQELQGRIHAKLADIPRVTLGPVGTPGCATYRARWLSEGGHVV, from the exons atgctggaggagcccCGGCGGGCTGTGCCGGCAG GTGAAGAGTGTGAGTCCTGCTGCCCCCGCtcgcccctgctcctgccccgctGGGACCGCCTGCAGCGCACCGCCACCGAGCGCCGGGGACCATGGTGGCGAGGGACAACCATGGCATCAG GTAGGGCTGGGGCACCAGAGCCAAATGGTGCAGCTACCGAGGCAGCAGAAGGCTTGCCGGACACCTCCTCGGTGCTGCTGGCCGTCGGGGAGAGCTTTCCCCCAG AGATTTCGCTCTTCTTCTCCGTGGAGAGCCGCTCCTCCCGGTGCCTCAATTCCCAGCTGCAGGAAGCCGCCAGGAAGAAGCTGTGGGCCCTGGAGAGTGATGACAGAGCGGTCCGTGCCCTCTTCAAG GAGCTGTCAGCCAGGCTGGTGTGTGTACAAGCACAGGAAGATCGGTTCCTGCTCACCTTCAAAACCCTGGAGGAAGTCTGGAAGTTCTCCACGTACCTAGCTTTAG GCTATGTGGGCAGCTGCTTGGAGCAGCTTCTCTTTGGCCAGGAGTACTGGCTGAACTGTGCTCTGATGGAGGACACGGCGATCAGAGTTAGCATGGATGAAGATCGCTTGGCCACCATCTACCTGggtctgctgctgcaggaag GtaactttttttccagagcagTGCCCGGTGTCTGCCAGcctgaggaaggagaggaaggccTGCGGCTCCGCAGGAACGAGCTGATCCACGTGAAGAACATTGGAGAGGAGTCCATGTGGGAAGGGGTGTCCTTGCTGACGGGGCAACGAGGGCTGGTGCCTGTGGCAGCTCTCGAGCCCGTTCCTCACCCGTTTTACCA GTGGTTCCTGAAGAATTATGCCGTGAGTTTTGGCATTTCCCAGGAGATTGGTGGGGTGACCTCTCAACCGATCG TGAAAGGCAGGTGCACAGCCACAGAGGACCATAAAGGAGCAGCATGGGATGAACTGAGTTTCTCCGAGGGAGACAGCATAGAAATCATCGGCTTCCTCATTCCAGGACTCCCGTGGTTTGTGGGCAAATCCCTGAGCAGCGGGAACGTCGGCTTTGTCCCAACGCGATGCATAAATGCCATGGCTTGTGAACCCTT GGGAAAGGGCTTGGTGTTTCTGAGCGAAGAGGAAAAATCCCCCCTCCTGCGCATCCCCTGCAATGGGGGCGAGCAGCACTTTGCCACCCTCCTGGGCGAGCTGGCACGCACAGACATCACATCCGTGTACCGGCTGG ACGGTTTTGAACCCACAGCCATGTTCCCCAAGGTGCCATCAG AGGCTGTTCTCCATGGTGGTAAGGATATCCAGCTGTTCCAGTCCTGGGAGGAAATAAATGGCCTGGCTACAGCTAGCACCTCCGAGCAGTCTAGCCCCGGGAGTGAATTGGCCTCTGCCATGTTGGAAGATGTTCTCCTGGACAAGCTGGATGACTTTGATGATCCCAAGTTCTTTATTGACCTGAATGCTGGACACATGGAAGATGCCGATGTCTTTGACCCCATACTGACCTTCCTTAACCACGAGAGTTATGTGCCCAGTTTTCAAAGCCTCTACGATAtgagtttttcctttctcaacTCCACTTTTTATGGTTTCTCTGATGAAGATGAACTGGTCTTGTACCTTGAAACGTCCAGGAACTGGGCTAAGAGGACTCACGCAATTTGGGCTCATGTGAGGCTCTGTTTCCTCTTGGGCAAGCTCTGCATCAGAAAGGTCAAGTTCTCCCAGGCTCGAGTCTATTTCGAGGAAGCCCTGAGCACCCTGGACAGGGGCTTTGGGGACCTGCCCCTGCTGGCTGCCTTGCACGTGAACCTCGCTTCCATCTACCTGAAACAGAACATGAAGAACAAATTCTCCTCCTTGCTGGGCAAAATGGTGACCTTGCTCGTCTGCTTGCCTGGCCGCCCTTTTAGCTCTGAGAACGAGCTGGAAGTCATGGTGTACGTGCTGAGGGAAGCCATTGCCGTGGGCAATGCTCCCCTGGAGGCGCGGGTCTGCTTCTTTATTGTCAAGCTCTTCCTACAGCTGGGAAAAACCGACGAGGTGCTGCCCTTTACTGAGCatctccagtgtctcaccaccacGTTACTCAGCCCAGACGCTGGTGCTGTGCCGCTGGATGTCACCCCCATCTTGAGCTACCTGTACGACAAGAAATACTTGCCAAACATTGCGCTGGCCTCCGCCAGGCTCTTTGTTCCCAGCGGCACCAAGGGGGCACCAACGCCCATTTGGAGAGCTGGCTTCATCCTCCAAACTACATCCAAGCTCCTGGGAAGCCAACCGGAGAGGAGCAGCATCCCGGCGCTGGCTTGTTCCTACCTCCAGCAGGCCCTGCGCTTCTCCTGCGagagccgtgccgtgcccacCCAGAGGACGCTGTGCACCATCTTGTCCCGGCTGCACCTCCAGCACGGCCTGCTGCACGGGGCGCTCCACCACGCCACCAGGGCTGTGGCTTTCAGCAGGCTGATGGGCGAGGAGGAGGCCTTTGAGTCTTCCCTCTCCCTGGGGTGGACGTATCTCCTGAACAGCCAGCCGGGCCCAGCTGCAGAGAtcatggggcagctcctgcagtccCTGCATGGGACGGACAGCGTGACGCAGGGGGGGGCCGTGCACAACCTCCTGGCCATTGCCCTCAAAGGGGAAGGACGGGTGCAGAAGGCTGCGGAGAACTACCTCCGGGCTCTGCACAAGGCCAAGGAGACTGGCAACAAGAGGAACCAGGCCATCGCCCTGGCCAACCTGGGGCAGCTGAGCCTCTCGCATGGAGCGAGCCAGCTGTCTGAGCTCTACCTGCTGCAGTCTGCTCAGCTCTACGccgagctgcagggctgccaggATCCAGAGCTGGAGGCGGTGcaggtgctgctgtggctggcGCAGGCCATGGTGAAGAGACAGAAGGTGGAAGATGGCAAACTCTGCTATGAACTGGCGCTGGGTTTTGCCCTGAAGTGGCGTAACGTGAGGA GTCAGCTCCACGTCACGGAGGCTCTCTGCCATTTCTACAGCGAGGTGTCCCCCAACCTCCAGGCCTGCATCACCTACCACGAGCACTGGGTGTCTCtggcccagcagctccaggacaGAGAGATGGAAGGCGATGTTTGGCAGACCCTCAGCCAGCTCTACCAGGATTTGGACACCTCCGA GGCTTTGAGAAGGTCTCTGGACTGCACCAAGCAGAGCCTAAGGATCTTCATCGACCTGGAGGAGACTGGCAAGGCGGCAGAggcctggctgcaggcaggaagGCTCTACTACCTTATGCAGGAAGATGAGCTGGTGGAAATGTACTTCCAG GCAGCCATTCAGACAGCTCTGAAGTCTGAGAACTTCTCCTTGGCCATGGAGCTTTATGAAAAAGCAGGCGATACCTTTTTCAATGGCAGCCGAAACAGAGACCGAGCAGTGGAGTTTTACAGG GGTGGTGCTGTGCCCTTGGCCAGGAAGCTAAAGGCCCTTAAGACAGAGCTACGGCTGTTCAACaagctggcagagctgcagattGGGCTGCAAGGCTACGAGAAGGCGCTGGAGTTTGCCACGCTGGCAGCCCGGCTGAGCATCAGGGTGG GAGATCAATTGCAAGAGCTGATTGCATTCCACCGCCTGGCTACAGCCTACTATTTTCTGCAGATGTATGAGATGGCAGAAGACTGCTACCTGAAGACTCTCGCCCTGCGCTCCCCTGTGCTGCAGTGCTCTGGAGAGGCCCTGTACTACTCCAAGGTGTATTGCCACCTTGGCAACCTCACGCTGCACAAACTGAAG GACGAACAGGATGCAGCAGCCTACTTCCTTCTGGCCCTTGCTGCGGCGACCGAGCTGGGAGACCAGGAGCTACAAGGCCGCATTCACGCCAAGCTGGCTGACATCCCCAGGGTCACGCTGGGGCCCGTGGGCACGCCGGGCTGTGCCACGTACCGGGCCCGGTGGCTGAGCGAAGGCGGCCACGTCGTCTGA
- the SH3TC2 gene encoding SH3 domain and tetratricopeptide repeat-containing protein 2 isoform X6, giving the protein MWEGVSLLTGQRGLVPVAALEPVPHPFYQWFLKNYAVSFGISQEIGGVTSQPIVKGRCTATEDHKGAAWDELSFSEGDSIEIIGFLIPGLPWFVGKSLSSGNVGFVPTRCINAMACEPLGKGLVFLSEEEKSPLLRIPCNGGEQHFATLLGELARTDITSVYRLDGFEPTAMFPKVPSEAVLHGGKDIQLFQSWEEINGLATASTSEQSSPGSELASAMLEDVLLDKLDDFDDPKFFIDLNAGHMEDADVFDPILTFLNHESYVPSFQSLYDMSFSFLNSTFYGFSDEDELVLYLETSRNWAKRTHAIWAHVRLCFLLGKLCIRKVKFSQARVYFEEALSTLDRGFGDLPLLAALHVNLASIYLKQNMKNKFSSLLGKMVTLLVCLPGRPFSSENELEVMVYVLREAIAVGNAPLEARVCFFIVKLFLQLGKTDEVLPFTEHLQCLTTTLLSPDAGAVPLDVTPILSYLYDKKYLPNIALASARLFVPSGTKGAPTPIWRAGFILQTTSKLLGSQPERSSIPALACSYLQQALRFSCESRAVPTQRTLCTILSRLHLQHGLLHGALHHATRAVAFSRLMGEEEAFESSLSLGWTYLLNSQPGPAAEIMGQLLQSLHGTDSVTQGGAVHNLLAIALKGEGRVQKAAENYLRALHKAKETGNKRNQAIALANLGQLSLSHGASQLSELYLLQSAQLYAELQGCQDPELEAVQVLLWLAQAMVKRQKVEDGKLCYELALGFALKWRNVRSQLHVTEALCHFYSEVSPNLQACITYHEHWVSLAQQLQDREMEGDVWQTLSQLYQDLDTSEALRRSLDCTKQSLRIFIDLEETGKAAEAWLQAGRLYYLMQEDELVEMYFQAAIQTALKSENFSLAMELYEKAGDTFFNGSRNRDRAVEFYRGGAVPLARKLKALKTELRLFNKLAELQIGLQGYEKALEFATLAARLSIRVGDQLQELIAFHRLATAYYFLQMYEMAEDCYLKTLALRSPVLQCSGEALYYSKVYCHLGNLTLHKLKDEQDAAAYFLLALAAATELGDQELQGRIHAKLADIPRVTLGPVGTPGCATYRARWLSEGGHVV; this is encoded by the exons ATGTGGGAAGGGGTGTCCTTGCTGACGGGGCAACGAGGGCTGGTGCCTGTGGCAGCTCTCGAGCCCGTTCCTCACCCGTTTTACCA GTGGTTCCTGAAGAATTATGCCGTGAGTTTTGGCATTTCCCAGGAGATTGGTGGGGTGACCTCTCAACCGATCG TGAAAGGCAGGTGCACAGCCACAGAGGACCATAAAGGAGCAGCATGGGATGAACTGAGTTTCTCCGAGGGAGACAGCATAGAAATCATCGGCTTCCTCATTCCAGGACTCCCGTGGTTTGTGGGCAAATCCCTGAGCAGCGGGAACGTCGGCTTTGTCCCAACGCGATGCATAAATGCCATGGCTTGTGAACCCTT GGGAAAGGGCTTGGTGTTTCTGAGCGAAGAGGAAAAATCCCCCCTCCTGCGCATCCCCTGCAATGGGGGCGAGCAGCACTTTGCCACCCTCCTGGGCGAGCTGGCACGCACAGACATCACATCCGTGTACCGGCTGG ACGGTTTTGAACCCACAGCCATGTTCCCCAAGGTGCCATCAG AGGCTGTTCTCCATGGTGGTAAGGATATCCAGCTGTTCCAGTCCTGGGAGGAAATAAATGGCCTGGCTACAGCTAGCACCTCCGAGCAGTCTAGCCCCGGGAGTGAATTGGCCTCTGCCATGTTGGAAGATGTTCTCCTGGACAAGCTGGATGACTTTGATGATCCCAAGTTCTTTATTGACCTGAATGCTGGACACATGGAAGATGCCGATGTCTTTGACCCCATACTGACCTTCCTTAACCACGAGAGTTATGTGCCCAGTTTTCAAAGCCTCTACGATAtgagtttttcctttctcaacTCCACTTTTTATGGTTTCTCTGATGAAGATGAACTGGTCTTGTACCTTGAAACGTCCAGGAACTGGGCTAAGAGGACTCACGCAATTTGGGCTCATGTGAGGCTCTGTTTCCTCTTGGGCAAGCTCTGCATCAGAAAGGTCAAGTTCTCCCAGGCTCGAGTCTATTTCGAGGAAGCCCTGAGCACCCTGGACAGGGGCTTTGGGGACCTGCCCCTGCTGGCTGCCTTGCACGTGAACCTCGCTTCCATCTACCTGAAACAGAACATGAAGAACAAATTCTCCTCCTTGCTGGGCAAAATGGTGACCTTGCTCGTCTGCTTGCCTGGCCGCCCTTTTAGCTCTGAGAACGAGCTGGAAGTCATGGTGTACGTGCTGAGGGAAGCCATTGCCGTGGGCAATGCTCCCCTGGAGGCGCGGGTCTGCTTCTTTATTGTCAAGCTCTTCCTACAGCTGGGAAAAACCGACGAGGTGCTGCCCTTTACTGAGCatctccagtgtctcaccaccacGTTACTCAGCCCAGACGCTGGTGCTGTGCCGCTGGATGTCACCCCCATCTTGAGCTACCTGTACGACAAGAAATACTTGCCAAACATTGCGCTGGCCTCCGCCAGGCTCTTTGTTCCCAGCGGCACCAAGGGGGCACCAACGCCCATTTGGAGAGCTGGCTTCATCCTCCAAACTACATCCAAGCTCCTGGGAAGCCAACCGGAGAGGAGCAGCATCCCGGCGCTGGCTTGTTCCTACCTCCAGCAGGCCCTGCGCTTCTCCTGCGagagccgtgccgtgcccacCCAGAGGACGCTGTGCACCATCTTGTCCCGGCTGCACCTCCAGCACGGCCTGCTGCACGGGGCGCTCCACCACGCCACCAGGGCTGTGGCTTTCAGCAGGCTGATGGGCGAGGAGGAGGCCTTTGAGTCTTCCCTCTCCCTGGGGTGGACGTATCTCCTGAACAGCCAGCCGGGCCCAGCTGCAGAGAtcatggggcagctcctgcagtccCTGCATGGGACGGACAGCGTGACGCAGGGGGGGGCCGTGCACAACCTCCTGGCCATTGCCCTCAAAGGGGAAGGACGGGTGCAGAAGGCTGCGGAGAACTACCTCCGGGCTCTGCACAAGGCCAAGGAGACTGGCAACAAGAGGAACCAGGCCATCGCCCTGGCCAACCTGGGGCAGCTGAGCCTCTCGCATGGAGCGAGCCAGCTGTCTGAGCTCTACCTGCTGCAGTCTGCTCAGCTCTACGccgagctgcagggctgccaggATCCAGAGCTGGAGGCGGTGcaggtgctgctgtggctggcGCAGGCCATGGTGAAGAGACAGAAGGTGGAAGATGGCAAACTCTGCTATGAACTGGCGCTGGGTTTTGCCCTGAAGTGGCGTAACGTGAGGA GTCAGCTCCACGTCACGGAGGCTCTCTGCCATTTCTACAGCGAGGTGTCCCCCAACCTCCAGGCCTGCATCACCTACCACGAGCACTGGGTGTCTCtggcccagcagctccaggacaGAGAGATGGAAGGCGATGTTTGGCAGACCCTCAGCCAGCTCTACCAGGATTTGGACACCTCCGA GGCTTTGAGAAGGTCTCTGGACTGCACCAAGCAGAGCCTAAGGATCTTCATCGACCTGGAGGAGACTGGCAAGGCGGCAGAggcctggctgcaggcaggaagGCTCTACTACCTTATGCAGGAAGATGAGCTGGTGGAAATGTACTTCCAG GCAGCCATTCAGACAGCTCTGAAGTCTGAGAACTTCTCCTTGGCCATGGAGCTTTATGAAAAAGCAGGCGATACCTTTTTCAATGGCAGCCGAAACAGAGACCGAGCAGTGGAGTTTTACAGG GGTGGTGCTGTGCCCTTGGCCAGGAAGCTAAAGGCCCTTAAGACAGAGCTACGGCTGTTCAACaagctggcagagctgcagattGGGCTGCAAGGCTACGAGAAGGCGCTGGAGTTTGCCACGCTGGCAGCCCGGCTGAGCATCAGGGTGG GAGATCAATTGCAAGAGCTGATTGCATTCCACCGCCTGGCTACAGCCTACTATTTTCTGCAGATGTATGAGATGGCAGAAGACTGCTACCTGAAGACTCTCGCCCTGCGCTCCCCTGTGCTGCAGTGCTCTGGAGAGGCCCTGTACTACTCCAAGGTGTATTGCCACCTTGGCAACCTCACGCTGCACAAACTGAAG GACGAACAGGATGCAGCAGCCTACTTCCTTCTGGCCCTTGCTGCGGCGACCGAGCTGGGAGACCAGGAGCTACAAGGCCGCATTCACGCCAAGCTGGCTGACATCCCCAGGGTCACGCTGGGGCCCGTGGGCACGCCGGGCTGTGCCACGTACCGGGCCCGGTGGCTGAGCGAAGGCGGCCACGTCGTCTGA